Part of the Candidatus Hydrogenedens sp. genome, GCGAGTTTTTAATATGGGCATTGGATTACTATTTATAATCCCTGAAGACCATTTAACAAAAGTAATAAAGGCATTTGAACAGGCCGGCGTTTCTGCACATATTGTAGGAAAAGCAATCAAAGGAGAAAGAAAAGTATATTATAAGGGTAATTTGAAATATGCTCAACCGAATTGAAGTAACTATCCGTCCCGAATTAGAGGACCCCATAGGGAAAAGTTTATCTGCTCAAATCAAAGATGATCTCTCTATTACCTGCAAATCTGTTCGCGTAGTAGATGTTTATACCATTTTAGCCGAAATAACACCGAAAGAACTCGAAAAAGTAGCCACAGAACTTTTTTCAGATTCCGTTATTCAAATCGCTTCTATAAACCAACATATAAAATTTCCTCAGGAATACCAACATGTGGTTGAAGTCGGATTTCGTCCAGGTGTAACGGATAATGTCGGGAAAAGTGCACGGGAAGGAATACAGGACACATTATCGAGAAACCTAAAGCCAGATGAATTTGTGTTTAAATCCACAATGTATTGGTTTTCCGGTTTATCAAAAGAAAACTGTTCTCAAGTCGCTCAAAAACTTCTTGCAAATGAACTCATACAACACTGGAAAGTTTTGTCTTATGATGAATTATCTAATCAAAAAGATATTTCTTTATTACCTATCCCCTTAGTAACAGAAAAAACAAAAACTATTGTTGAAACAATATCTCTAAACCTTTCCGATTCAGAATTATTAGAATTAAGTCAAAAAAGACTTTTAGCCCTTGACTTACGCGAAATGAAAGCCATAAAAGAGTATTTTGAAAATCCAATTACAAAAAAACATCGCACAGCCCTCAACCTCCCTGAATATCCAACCGATATCGAACTTGAAATATTAGCACAAACATGGTCTGAACACTGTAAACATAAAATATTCAATGCAGATATTAAATTTGAAGATAGTAACGGGAATTATACAGTAGTCAACAGCCTATTCAAGACCTTTATCAAATCCACTACGGACAAATTGAAATCAGAAATTCCGTGGTTGGTTAGTGTTTTTCATGACAACGCAGGATTAATAGATTTCGATAATGAACACCTCATATCAATGAAAGTCGAAACCCATAATAGCCCCTCTGCATTAGACCCTTATGGTGGTGCTATTACAGGAATTGTGGGAGTTAATCGGGACATTTTAGGTGCCGGTTTGGGATGCCGTTGTATTCTTAATACAGATGTTTTTTGTTTTGCATCACCTTTCTATGAAGGTAAAATTCCGGAACGATTACTCCATCCACGGCGAGTATTACGGGGAGTTCACGCAGGTGTCCGTGATGGCGGAAATCAAAGCGGTATTCCCACAGTAAACGGTGCTATTGTCTTTCATGAACGGTTTTTAGGGAAACCCCTTGTGTTCTGTGGAACAGGGGGCATTATTCCCAAAAAAATAAATAATAAATTAGCCCATGAGAAAAAAGCATATAAAGGCGACCTTATTGTAATGATTGGAGGGCGAATTGGTAAAGATGGAATTCATGGAGCCACATTTTCCTCGGAAGAATTACATGAAGGCTCACCAGTAACTGCTGTTCAAATAGGCGACCCCATTACACAGAAAAAACTATCCGATTTCCTTTTCGAAGCAAGAGACCGTGGGTTATATAATGCAATAACGGATAATGGAGCTGGGGGATTATCTTCAAGTATAGGTGAAATGGCAAGAGGTTCAGGTGGTGCAAAAGTTTACTTAGACCGTGCTCCTCTCAAATACGCCGGATTGGCTCCCTGGGAAATTTTCTTGTCAGAATCCCAGGAACGAATGACTGTAGCTGTATCTCCTCAACACATTAATGAATTTATGAATCTTTCTCAAAAAAGAGATGTTGAATCTACCATATTAGGAGAATTTACCGATTCAGGATTTCTGGAATGTTATTTTAATGGCAAATTAATTGCATCCTTGTCTATGGATTTCCTACATGATGGCGTTCCTACAATGAATTTACGGGCAAAATTAGCAAGTTCAGAGCCGAAATCCTTCTATATTCAACATAAAGGAAATCTCACTGAAGACTTACTACATGTAATAGGTAGTTTGAATGTTTGCAGTAAAGAAACCTTTGTCAGAATGTATGACCACGAAGTTCAGGCTCAAACAGTGATTAAACCTTTCCAGGGAATTACCCATGACGGTCCTGGTGATGCAACAGTAATTCGTCCTATTTATTGTTCCAATCGTGGTCTTGCAATTAGTTGTGGTATTTGTCCCAAATATAGCGACTTAGACTGTTACCAGATGGCTGCAAATGCTGTGGACGAAGCTGTCAGAAACTTAGTAGCAGTAGGTGTAAAATTAGGTAATATCGCTGGATTAGATAACTTCTGCTGGCCTGACCCTGTAGAAAGTGAAAAGACACCCGATGGCGCACATAAATTAGCTCAATTGGTTTTAGCCTGTCAGGGCTTGCATGATACCTGCCTTGCCTACAAAGTTCCTTTGATAAGCGGTAAAGATAGCATGAAAAATGATTACAAAATTGGAAACATCAAAATATCTATCCCACCTACATTATTATTTACTGCAATTGGATTTATAGAAGATATACAGAATACAATGACTATGGATGTGAAAAACGCCGGAGATAAAGTCTATCTTATTGGTAAAACTGTTGAAGCAATAGGTGGAAGTGAATGGGCAGAAATTCATAAGTTTGAAGGAGGAACTGTTCCTACCGTTAATACAGAGAAAGCCATACTCCAATATAACCGAATATATGAATCTATCCAAAACAGATGGATTTCCTCCTGTCATGACTGTTCTGATGGTGGGCTTGCTGTTGCATTAGCAGAAAGTGCTTTTGCAGGTGGGCTTGGCATGAAAATAGACATTATGACAATGGGTGTTCATAACGATATTGTCGCTTTATTTAGCGAGACACCTTGCCGTCATATTGTAACCGTATCTCCTCAATATGAAAACGATTTCCTGAAATTAATGAACGGTTTGGATGTTTTCTATTTAGGTGAAGTAACAGAACAACCTCAATTTTTAGTTTATGGCGTTACAAGTCACCTTATCATCAATACTTCTATTTTTGAACTTAAAGAAGCATGGCAGAAAACTTTACGGATATAAGGAAAGTTTATGATTCAAGTTCTTGTTCTAACAGGTTTTGGCATAAATTGTGAACGGGAAACAGCACACACCTTCCAACAAGCAGGTGGTGAACCTTTACTTATCCATCTCAATGATTTAATTGAAAAACCGGATTATCTGGATAAATCTAAAATTCTTGCTATTCCTGGCGGGTTCTCTTTCGGTGATGACATAGCATCAGGCAGAATCTTAGCCAATAGAATTCGTTATCGTTTAGAAAAACCTCTACAAAAATTTATCAATGATGGAAAACTCATTATTGGTATATGTAATGGCTTCCAGGTGATGGTTAAAATGGGTATCTTACCTCTGTTTCAAAAAGAATTTAAACAATTGGTAACATTAACTCATAATAATTCGGGTCGTTTTGAAGATAGATGGGTTTCCTTAAATGTAAACACAAGTTCACCATGTATCTGGACAAAAGGTATAGAATATATTGAATTACCTGTTCGACACGGAGAAGGAAAATTCATAACAAAAGATGACATTATCTTAAAACAACTTAAAGAAAACCATCAAATCGTGATACAATATGCAAAAAAAGATAAGTCATTGGCAAAGGGAGAATATCCCGCTAACCCCAATGGTTCTATAGAAGACATCGCAGGTATTTGCGACCCTTCGGGTAAGATTTTTGGTTTGATGCCTCATCCAGAAGCCTTTTGGGATGCCAAATTACATCCTTTATGGAATCGTCTTCAACTTAAAGGACCCGGAGATGGTCTAAAAATATTTGAGAATGGAGTTTCCTTTGCCAATTCTCATCTATAACATAGTAACTCTTAATAGATTTGTAATATATGCATAAGAAAAAATCTGATTTTGCTGTAAATGATTATAATCTGATACAAACAAGAAAAGACTGGGAAAATGCACTTAAAATCATTTCAATCGAACCTAAAATCGCTATTGACCTTGAGGCAAACTCTTTATATGAATACCCTGGTGAAATCTGTCTCATTCAAATTTCGGTCCGTGGTTTTGACTTCCTATTGGATCCATTAGCCCACTTTCCTTTCCCGGAATTAGGAGAACTATTCGCCAATAAAAATGTTTTAAAAATTTTTCATGCATCAGAATACGATTTAAGATTGCTCTGGAAACAATACAAATGGCAAATTATAAATCTTTTCGATACTATGTGGGCAGGAAAACTTTTGGGTTGCAAACAATTAGGACTTGTCTCCTTACTTAAAACATTTTTAAATGTCCAACACGATAAAAAATTTCAGAAATCAAACTGGAAACATCGTCCTCTTTCTAATCAACAACTAAGTTATGCTTATCGGGATTCTCATTATCTAATCCCATTAGCAGAAGTTTTACAAAAACAACTTGAAGAAAAAGGCTTATGGGATGAGGCACAAGAAATTTTTAATGATTTTTCAAAAGGAATAATAGTAGAAGAGGAAGAACAAAAATCCATTCAATTCTATAAAGCATTTCGAAGTAAAAATCTACCTGAAAAAAATTTAAAAATCTTACAAAAACTTTTCTTCTTCCGTGAAGAATTAGGTCAATCTTTACATATTCTTCCTAACAAATTAATTTCCAACAAATGCCTGCTAAACATATCTAAAAAAATTCCCGAAACTCTTGATGAATTAAATCTCATAACAACTACACATTCAATATCAAATAAAATTAAAAAACAGGAACTACTCGAAGTTATATTAAAAACGATAAATTCGGAAGAACCTTTATATACACCTCCAGTAAACAATAATCCACAAATAAAAAACCGAACCTCTCTTCTTTTACAATGGAGAAAACAAAAATCAATTATGCGTGATATTGATTCTGATGCTATCATCCCCAAAAACAAACTTTTCCTATTAGCATTACATGGTCCTAAAACTATATCGGAACTGGAGCAATTAGAAATTCTGGGACCTGTGCGTTTAAAAATGTATGGTGAAGAAATAATTAATCTTTTTAAGAAAGCCGATGAGTTTTCTGAACAACAACAATCGTAATACAATATTATAAAAATAATTACAATTTCTATTGTGGGAGTATGTATTATGTGGTTAAAACTAAATAAATTCTTTTATAGGCTTATTTTTATTCTTCCTATAATCATATCAATGTGCATAATAAATCACCCTATTTATACAGATGAACCTGCTTTACCTAAAGGATTATCTTCAACAGAAAACACCAATCCCTCTCAACCCCCTAACAACAACGAACCTACGCTACCGCAAGGTTTATCACCATCATCTCATTCAGAACCGCAACTTCCCCAAGGATTGCAATCTCAACCTACAAATGAACCCCAACTCCCACAAGGGTTAGGACAATATAATAATAAAGAAGAAAAAAAAGAAGAGAATAAACAAAAGAAATCAATACCTTTTCATATAGATATCAAAGGATTTTGGGATAATCGTGCCGGGATTCGTTATAGAGAAGACAGGCAACAATCAAAAGACTTAATCCTGGGTGAATCTCGTTTGCAATTAAGAGCCGATAAATTCTGGGATAAAGTAAGCATTGAAACTACAGGGGACTTTTACGGAGATTTTGTTCAAGAAGAATTAAATTTCGACCTTCGCCAGGCAAGGTTGACATGGACATTATCTCCCACTTTAGATTTACGAATAGGACGACAAATTCTTACATGGGGAACAGGAGACCAAATTTTTATTAATGACCTCTTCCCCAAAGATTGGAATTCCTTTTTCGTGGGAAGAGAACAGGAATATCTTAAAGCCCCGTCTGATTCCATAAAATTAGGTTGGTACCCCGAATGGTTTAACTTCGAACTTGTATATACTCCCCGTTTTACACCAGATAGATATATCACAGGTGACCCTATCACTTTCTGGAATCCTCTTTTTAATGAACTCCAAGGGGAAGAACAAGAAATTCGACCCGACCATCCTGGTCCTCGCTTCCATGATGATGAATGGGCTTTCCGTGCATATAGAAAGATAAACAACTTCGAATTTGCCCTATATGCTTATTCTGGAAGATGGAAAAGTCCGGGTGGGCAGAAACTATTACCTCCTCTACAAGCCTATTTTCCAAAACTAAATGTTTATGGAACCAGTTTAAGAGGACCTGTGGGAAAAGGGATACTATCTTTAGAAATGGGTTATTACGATTCTAAAGAAGACCGTGATGGAAGTAGTCCCTTCATAAATAACTCCGAATTTCGTTTCTTAGTAGGATATGAACAGGAATTAGCAAAAGACTTTACTGGCGCCTTCCAGGTCTATTTAGAACACATGTTAGATTATGAAAATTACGAAAGCAATCAGCCCTTCTGGGTACATAATAAAGATGAAAATCGCCTCTTAACCACAATCCGTCTCACAAGACAATTAATGAACCAAAATCTTATTTTGTCATGGTTCATGTATTATTCACCAACAGACCAGGACTTCTTTTTAAGACCTAATGTTCGTTATAAGATAAATGATAAATGGTGGGTCGAAGGTGGTGCCAATATATTTATTGGGAATGAACCTTATACCTTCTTTGGACAATTTATGGAAAACTCAAATATTTACATAGGTGCAAGATGTTATTTCTAATCATCTGATACTACATAGGACGCTGTATAATGCAAAAGCAAAATAAAGTAAAACTTTTTTATATTCTCTGTTTATTAATCCTATCATTTCTTGCAACAGATAATATTTACGCTAAAAAGAAATCTTCTGATAAAAACTCTCCCCCGAAACAGTCTATTCCCACTAACCAATATGAAAACCAACAATATAGTGAATATTCAGGACCCAAAGGGACATTAGATATTGATGTAACGGATGTCTTGGGAAAGTATTGGGGAGCCAGAGTTGATTTATTGAATATAGAAGATGGGAAACGATACCGCTTTGATTTTCCTGAAGGTAAAGGAGAACAAAAAGTCCCTGTGGGAAGTTTTAGAGCTTATGTTTATGCCTATGATAACGGGGTCCCTGTAATGGTTCAAATCAAAGATATTACCATAAAAGAAAATCAACCTGTTTTCATTCCAATCACACTTTTAGAAGGAACTACAGGTCCCCTTGTTTTAAGAGATTTTGATAGTGATTGTGACCTTGTGTTGGATAGAGTTGAAATAGAATCGGGCACAGACCCTTACAACCCTCTGGATATCCCCGGTAAAAAAACAATACCTGTCGAAAATAAAGTTATCCAGAATAAACCAGGATGGTATAAAGGTGAATTATGTTGCTTCTCTAAATATAGTATTGGTAGTGAAACCGTAGGAGAATTAATCAAAAGAGCAGAAAAGGATGGGCTTGATTTCCTCGCTATAACAGATATAAACACATTAAAATCCATTGAAGACCCTGAATATCGTTCCGACAAACTTGTTCTCATACCTGCAATGAAATGGGGAAATGACCAGATGGGATATGCTCTGGTCTACTGTCCACGAACACCTTTGGATAGCCCAACAACAATTCCAGAAGCACAGGCAGAATGCCTTCGTGTTCAGGCACAGGGAGGTATTTTTGCTATTGCACATCCATGTTTCCCCACAGGATTCTGGCGATGGGGATTAAATTATGTAAATGCTATTCAGGTATGGTGTAGAGAATGGAGAGCCATCCCACCCCTTACTTTAGACAAATTAGACGATTGGCTCAAAGAAAAAAAAGACGGAAAATTTATTTACTCCCTTGCTGCGGCTGTAAATGAATCAAAAATAGCCTCTGTTTCCGCTAATTCTCAATCTGCCCGTTTCTGGGATTATGAAATAGCACGGGGAGCTATGGTCTGTGGTATTGCAGGAAGTCATTCTTCAAATCCATCGGTTCCCTTAGGAACACCTATAACCTATGTTCGTGCAGAAAATAAATCTTTAGCTGCTATCCTTGAAGGACTTCGTTTAGGTAGAACTTATGTATCTACAGGGGTTAATGGTCCTAAATTAAGTTTTATGGCTGATTCATTAGCCGATAATAAAATAGATGTAAGTATTGGGGGCATTGTTCCCTTAGGGATAGACATTCGTTTTGAAGCCATCGCTGAAAATGCAAAAGGAAAAAAATTAGAAGTTTTATTTAATGGAAGACCCATCGTTACAAAAATAATTGAAAGCGACAACTTTACGGTTCGTTTCACGGACAAACCTGTCCGCAGTGGTGCTTACCGTCTCCGTGTTATAGGTCCTCCAGAGAATACAAAAGGTTTTGGCGATGTGGAAGTATATGCTATGACCAGCCCCATTTATGCACAAGATATTACTGCTGAATTACTCTGGCGTTTGCCTAAATTTGACCCGAAAAAAGCATGGATAGAAATTAAGCCCAGTGAAGAAGGTTCCTATCTCAACCTTCCTGAAAACTAACCTTTTACATTTCCTTTTTTTGATAAAATATAATACACCAATCGAAATGAGATTGAAGTAATCTTTGTTATATCAATAACTATTCCAATAAGGCATATCCAATGGAAGAAACAAATAGTACTTATTTATACAATGACCCTCTTATCATAGCGGGTAGAAAATTTAAATCCCGTATTTTAATCGGCACCGGCAAATTTCCCTCTGCTGAAGCATTACGAAAAACTATAAAGGCTTCTGGCACAGAGATTGTAACTGTTGCACTTAGACGGGTTGACTTAAAAAAACCAGAAAACGATAGTATCCTTTCCGTTCTCAATCCTAAAGAAGTTTTAATTTTACCAAACACAAGTGGAGCCAGAACCGCAGAGGAAGCCTTAAAGTTAGCACGAATTGCTCGGGCTGCAGGATTGGAACCCTGGGTAAAACTGGAATTAACTCCTGAACCTCGATATTTGCTACCTGACCCTATTGAGACACTCAAAGCAGCAGAATTATTGATTAAAGATGGATTTATTGTCCTTCCTTATATTCAGGCAGACCCTATACTTGCCAAAAAATTGGAAGAATTAGGTACGGCAACAGTTATGCCATTAGGTTCTCCTATCGGTAGCAATAAAGGATTGAAAACGAAAGAATTTATAAAAATTATCATAGAACAATCTAATATTCCAGTAGTTGTAGACGCAGGATTGGGAGCACCTTCCCATGCCGCAGAGGCAATGGAAATAGGTGCCGATGCTGTTCTTGTAAATACAGCACTTGCTGATGCTCAAGACCATGAAAAAATGGCAATGGCTTTCCGCTTATCTACTGAAGCAGGACGGTTAGCCTTCCGAGCCGGTTTAGGTCCACAACGAGATACCGCAGAGGCTTCTTCCCCATTAACAGGTTTCTTGTTTAACTCAAATTCAAATAATAAATCTTAATAAACATTATGTAATTATATGGAACCTTTCTCTTTTTCAAATATTCTTAATCATTGGAATTCAGAATATATTCAGGAAATATATAATAGAGTTGACGAAGACAAAGTCTTGTTGGCTTTGGACAAAGACACTTTATCTATTGAGGATTTAATTGCTCTCCTCTCTCTAAAAGCATTACCTTTCCTTGAAAAAATGGCTCAAAAAGCAAACCGACTAACACGATGGCACTTTGGAAGAACCATATCTTTATATGCACCTATTTATCTTTCCAATCTTTGTGCATCGGATTGTGTATATTGTTATTTTGCATCGCATTCGGGTATCCGTGAAAAACGAGTTACACTCACGGAAGAACAAATACGAAGCGAATGCAACGAACTGAATAAAAGAGGCATTCAGACTGTATTACTCCTTACTGGCGATGCACCTAAAATAGTTCCTGTAGATTACATATCTCAGGCAGTGCACATAGCGAAAGAATATTTCAAATCGGTTAGTGTCGAAGTGTATTCCATGGATGAAGAACATTATGCCCAATTGGCAAAGGACGGGACAGAAGGTGTTACCTTATACATGGAAACTTATGATAAAGATATATATGATAAGGTGCATTTATCTGGAAAGAAAAAAGATTATTTATATCGCCTCAATGCTCTGGAAAGGGCTGGGAGAGCCGGTATTCGTAGGCTTACTTGTGGTGTCCTGCTGGGATTAAGTGACTGGCATCTCGATATTGTATGGCTTGCTTTACATGCAAAATACTTAGAAAAAATGTGTTGGCAAAGTGTTATTTCTCTCTCCTTCCCAAGGCTAAAACATACCCCTTCTCGATTTAAGGTTCCTCATCTGGTTAGCCTTCAGGAATTGGTTCAAATTATTACTGCTATGCGACTTTTCCTGCCTTATTCTCCTTTCAATTTAAGCACTCGTGAAAGTGCAGAAGTGCGTGACCATCTCATTCCGTTAGGAATTACATCTATGAGTGCTGGGTCTTCAACTCGTCCCGGTGGCTATAAAGTTTATCAAGAATCTACCCCTACACAGCGTCCTGTATTAGAACAATTCGAAATTGATGACCAACGAACCGTAGAAGAAGTCGTATCTGCCATTAAAAATAAAGGCTATGACCCCGTCTGGGTTGACTTTGACCCCGGATTTATAAAATCATTATAGAAAATATCAGGAGACTTAAAATGAAAAAATACTTTGTTTTCATCTTCCTCTTTGTTTTTATCCTTACAGCGTATGCCCAAACACCAAACCCATCAGAATTTAAGGAACTTTCCCGTGAAAAATACATCGATAAATGTAAAGGAGCATGGTTAGGGCAAATGATAGGTGTTACTTATGGAGATAAGTATGAATTTCGTTCCAACGGAATTCCTATACTTGAACCCTTAGATAAATGGACTTCGGAAGCATTGGAACGAGCCTTTGCGCAAGATGATTTATATGTTGAAATGACTTTTTTAGAATCCATTGAAAAACAGGGAGTTAATATTTCATTTGAACAGGCAGGAAAAGCCTTTGCTAATTCGAAATATCCTTTATGGCATGCGAACAAGGCAGGTCGTGAAAATGTAAGAAAAGGCATTATGCCTCCCCTATCGGGTCATCCTCGTTTTAATCCTCATGCAGATGATATTGATTTTCAGATTGAAAGCGACTTATTCGGAATTATTACCCCTGGCTTGTTCAAAGAAATGCAACAATTGGGCGAAGTCTTTGGTTCCATCATGAATTATGGTGATGGACTTTATGCCGGATACTTTATTGCAGGGATGTATTCCGCTTCTTTCTTTATTGATGACAATGTCGAAGAAGTGGTTCAATTAGGACTTTCATGTATCCCACCCGAAAGCACTTATCGCAAATGTATAGAAGATGTTATTACCTCTTATCACCAGCATCCTGATGATTGGCTTGAAACATGGAAATATATTGAACACAAATGGCAGGACGATATAGACTGCGAACCGGGAAATCTTGTAAATATTGATGCAAAAATCAATGGTGCTTATGTCGCTATTGGTTTACTTTATGGGAAGGGAGACTTGAAAAAAACACTTGAAATTACTACGCGTTGCGGGCAGGATGCCGATTGCAATCCTTCATCATCTGCCGGTATTTTATGTTGTATGAAAGGTTTTTCTGCTTTAGAACCTATCTGGAAAGAGCATTTACCCAAGGTTAGTGATAATAAATTCATTTTTACGAACTATTCTTGGAACACTCTTATTGACGCATCTGTTCGTGTTGCTGAGCAAATCATCTTAAAAGCAGGTGGAACTATTGAAAACGACATCTACAAAATCCCTGTTCAAAAACCAACTCCCCCACCGACATTAGAACAGTGGGTAAATAAAAAAGAAATTTTTAAACCACCTATTCCTACTGAAGAAATAGCAAAATGGAACTCTCTCTGGAAGGTAAAATCTTGCAAGAAATCAGAAGAAGTAGGCGTATTTCAAAATAAATTTAATCGGGATAATGTGCTTATGCTTATCCCGCCAGAAGAAGGTGTCCCTGCTCTTATCGAATATTTCTCCGAAATCCCATCAAATACGAAACAATTATCAATAGAAATATGCTCTCCTCAGAACAAACCTTTTTTACTTCGATTTAGAGTAGATTATCTTCCCGTTTATGAACAGTCAGTTAATGATACACAGTGGGTAAAATTACCTGTAAATATTGAAAAATGGGCTGGTAGTCAACATGTAATAACCATTGAAATCTATTCCATAGAACAAAAAAATAACATCATCGCCTGTTTCGGAAATATTGCATTTCAATAATTACAAACATGAAAGAACTACCCTAAATCGTTTAAAATATATACTTGACTAACAAAACAATGAAAACCTCTCATAAAAAAGGAGTTTAAATATGGCTGTCGCTCCCATAAGTTTCCCAAAAATTCATTCAGGTCTGCCTTATAAAATCAGAGATATTAAACTGGCAGAATTAGGTAGAAAAGAAATCGAATTGGCAGAGCATGAAATGCCCGGATTAATGGCTCTTCGCGAAAGATATGCCACAAAACAACCGTTGAAAGGTGCCCGTATTATGGGTTCTCTTCACATGACAATTGAAACGGCTGTTTTGATAGAAACATTAAAAATATTAGGGGCAGATGTTCGTTGGGCTTCTTGTAATATCTATTCCACCCAGGACCAGGCAGCTGCCGCTATTGTTGCTACAGGAACTCCAGTCTTTGCATGGAAAGGGGAAACATTAGAAGAATATTGGTGGTGCACTTATCAAGCCATGTGCTTCCCTAATGGAGAAACACCTAATATGGTAGTAGATGATGGTGGAGATGCTACACTTCTCATACATAGAGGTTATGAATTAGAAGAATATGTCCGTAAAAATGGAAAACTCCCTCCTATCAGCGATGGACATAAAGAACTTCAAATTATAGATAGTTTGCTTCATCAGATTTATCAAGAAGACCCTGAACGCTGGCATCGAACTGTTGAAAATTGGATTGGTGTATCTGAAGAAACAACTACCGGTGTTCATCGTTTATATCAAATGATGAAAGAAGGCAAACTTCTAACGCGTGCTATGAATGTTAACGATTCCGTAACTAAATCAAAGTTTGATAATCTCTATGGTTGTCGTGAGTCGTTAGGAGATGGATTAAAAAGAGCCACAGATGTTATGATTGCAGGGAAAACGGTTGTTGTGGCTGGTTATGGTGATGTGGGCAAAGGTTGTGCCCAAGCAATGCGTGGTTTAGGGGCACGCGTTATTATCACCGAGATTGACCCTATCTGTGCTTTACAGGCAGCTATGGAAGGCTATGAGGTGATGAAAATGGAAGACGCTGCATCCATCGGCGATATTTTTGTTACGGCAACCGGTTGTTGCGATGTTATCCGTGGCGAACACATGATTAAAATGAAACATCGTGCTATTCTGTGTAATATCGGACATTTTGACGCAGAAATTGATGTGGCTTGGTTAGAATCTCAAAAAGATATTCGTGAAGAAAATATTAAACCGCAAGTAGATAAATTTATCTTTCCGGACGGCAAAGAAATCATCTTGCTTGCTCGTGGAAGACTGGTTAATTTAGGCTGTGCCACAGGACATCCCTCCTTTGTTATGTCCAATTCATTCACAAATCA contains:
- the purL gene encoding phosphoribosylformylglycinamidine synthase subunit PurL; its protein translation is MLNRIEVTIRPELEDPIGKSLSAQIKDDLSITCKSVRVVDVYTILAEITPKELEKVATELFSDSVIQIASINQHIKFPQEYQHVVEVGFRPGVTDNVGKSAREGIQDTLSRNLKPDEFVFKSTMYWFSGLSKENCSQVAQKLLANELIQHWKVLSYDELSNQKDISLLPIPLVTEKTKTIVETISLNLSDSELLELSQKRLLALDLREMKAIKEYFENPITKKHRTALNLPEYPTDIELEILAQTWSEHCKHKIFNADIKFEDSNGNYTVVNSLFKTFIKSTTDKLKSEIPWLVSVFHDNAGLIDFDNEHLISMKVETHNSPSALDPYGGAITGIVGVNRDILGAGLGCRCILNTDVFCFASPFYEGKIPERLLHPRRVLRGVHAGVRDGGNQSGIPTVNGAIVFHERFLGKPLVFCGTGGIIPKKINNKLAHEKKAYKGDLIVMIGGRIGKDGIHGATFSSEELHEGSPVTAVQIGDPITQKKLSDFLFEARDRGLYNAITDNGAGGLSSSIGEMARGSGGAKVYLDRAPLKYAGLAPWEIFLSESQERMTVAVSPQHINEFMNLSQKRDVESTILGEFTDSGFLECYFNGKLIASLSMDFLHDGVPTMNLRAKLASSEPKSFYIQHKGNLTEDLLHVIGSLNVCSKETFVRMYDHEVQAQTVIKPFQGITHDGPGDATVIRPIYCSNRGLAISCGICPKYSDLDCYQMAANAVDEAVRNLVAVGVKLGNIAGLDNFCWPDPVESEKTPDGAHKLAQLVLACQGLHDTCLAYKVPLISGKDSMKNDYKIGNIKISIPPTLLFTAIGFIEDIQNTMTMDVKNAGDKVYLIGKTVEAIGGSEWAEIHKFEGGTVPTVNTEKAILQYNRIYESIQNRWISSCHDCSDGGLAVALAESAFAGGLGMKIDIMTMGVHNDIVALFSETPCRHIVTVSPQYENDFLKLMNGLDVFYLGEVTEQPQFLVYGVTSHLIINTSIFELKEAWQKTLRI
- a CDS encoding HRDC domain-containing protein, whose protein sequence is MHKKKSDFAVNDYNLIQTRKDWENALKIISIEPKIAIDLEANSLYEYPGEICLIQISVRGFDFLLDPLAHFPFPELGELFANKNVLKIFHASEYDLRLLWKQYKWQIINLFDTMWAGKLLGCKQLGLVSLLKTFLNVQHDKKFQKSNWKHRPLSNQQLSYAYRDSHYLIPLAEVLQKQLEEKGLWDEAQEIFNDFSKGIIVEEEEQKSIQFYKAFRSKNLPEKNLKILQKLFFFREELGQSLHILPNKLISNKCLLNISKKIPETLDELNLITTTHSISNKIKKQELLEVILKTINSEEPLYTPPVNNNPQIKNRTSLLLQWRKQKSIMRDIDSDAIIPKNKLFLLALHGPKTISELEQLEILGPVRLKMYGEEIINLFKKADEFSEQQQS
- a CDS encoding phosphoribosylformylglycinamidine synthase subunit PurQ; translated protein: MIQVLVLTGFGINCERETAHTFQQAGGEPLLIHLNDLIEKPDYLDKSKILAIPGGFSFGDDIASGRILANRIRYRLEKPLQKFINDGKLIIGICNGFQVMVKMGILPLFQKEFKQLVTLTHNNSGRFEDRWVSLNVNTSSPCIWTKGIEYIELPVRHGEGKFITKDDIILKQLKENHQIVIQYAKKDKSLAKGEYPANPNGSIEDIAGICDPSGKIFGLMPHPEAFWDAKLHPLWNRLQLKGPGDGLKIFENGVSFANSHL
- a CDS encoding CehA/McbA family metallohydrolase translates to MQKQNKVKLFYILCLLILSFLATDNIYAKKKSSDKNSPPKQSIPTNQYENQQYSEYSGPKGTLDIDVTDVLGKYWGARVDLLNIEDGKRYRFDFPEGKGEQKVPVGSFRAYVYAYDNGVPVMVQIKDITIKENQPVFIPITLLEGTTGPLVLRDFDSDCDLVLDRVEIESGTDPYNPLDIPGKKTIPVENKVIQNKPGWYKGELCCFSKYSIGSETVGELIKRAEKDGLDFLAITDINTLKSIEDPEYRSDKLVLIPAMKWGNDQMGYALVYCPRTPLDSPTTIPEAQAECLRVQAQGGIFAIAHPCFPTGFWRWGLNYVNAIQVWCREWRAIPPLTLDKLDDWLKEKKDGKFIYSLAAAVNESKIASVSANSQSARFWDYEIARGAMVCGIAGSHSSNPSVPLGTPITYVRAENKSLAAILEGLRLGRTYVSTGVNGPKLSFMADSLADNKIDVSIGGIVPLGIDIRFEAIAENAKGKKLEVLFNGRPIVTKIIESDNFTVRFTDKPVRSGAYRLRVIGPPENTKGFGDVEVYAMTSPIYAQDITAELLWRLPKFDPKKAWIEIKPSEEGSYLNLPEN